A section of the Salmo trutta chromosome 4, fSalTru1.1, whole genome shotgun sequence genome encodes:
- the LOC115191453 gene encoding E3 ubiquitin-protein ligase TRIM47-like, translating to MAQQGVLLNQDQFCCSVCLDLLKEPVTTACGHSYCRSCIEGRWDQDVLKGVYSCPQCRETFTPRPNLRKNNMLAELVEELKKTGLQAAPPPALCCAGPGDVVCDVCTGTRKQKALMSCLQCLASYCETHLQSHYESPALIKHKLVKATAQLQEKICSNHDKLLEVYCRTNQQCICYQCLMDEHKGHDTVSAAAERTEKQRQLGMSQQKVQQRFQEREMELKQLQQAVESLKVSIVDQRRHTISHLSSSQRERERGAPLQSH from the exons ATGGCTCAGCAGGGAGTTCTGCTGAACCAGGaccagttctgttgttctgtctgtctggatctactgaaggagCCAGTCACTACTgcctgtggacacagttactgtagaAGCTGTATTGAGGGCCgctgggatcaggatgttctgaaaggggtctatagctgtcctcagtgcagagagaccttcactccaaggcctaatctgaggaaaaataacatgttggctgagCTGGTGGAGGaactgaagaagacaggactccaggctgctccccctcctgctctgtgctgtgctggacctggagatgtggtgtgtgatgtctgcactgggaccagaaagcagaaagccctcatgtcctgtctgcagtgtctggcctcttactgtgagactcacctccaatCTCACTATGAATCTCCTGCTTTGATaaagcacaagctggtcaaagccaccgcacaactacaggagaagatctgctctaatcatgacaaactgctggaggtttactgtcgtaccaatcagcagtgtatctgttatCAGTGTTTgatggatgaacataaaggccatgatacagtgtcagctgcagcagagaggactgagaaacag aggcagctggggatgagtcagcagaaggtccagcagagattccaggagagagagatggagctgaagcagctccaacaggctgtggagtctctcaaggtgagtattgttgaccagaggagacacaccatttcacatctctcctccagtcagagagagagagagagaggggcccctCTCCAATCCCACTGA